The proteins below come from a single Pandoraea apista genomic window:
- a CDS encoding 3,4-dehydroadipyl-CoA semialdehyde dehydrogenase, producing the protein MVMSTPALLENYVAGQWVAGAPQTSNASGHTALTDPVTGETLAYVSSAGLDLDAAFTFARETAGPALRALSYGERAQRLSQIVATLQANRDDYYAIATANSGTVATDSAVDIDGAIYTLSTYAKLGSALGDAHTLLDGTAVPLAKDASFAVRHVFRPTPGVALFINAFNFPAWGLWEKAAGALLAGVPVIVKPATSTAWLTQRMVADIVAAGILPAGSLSVICGSAAGLLDRIGPFDVVSFTGSADTAATLRAHPAFTQRSARINVEADSLNSAVLLPDAAPGTAAFDQFVREVAREMTVKSGQKCTAIRRAMVPVDLFDAAAAAIAERLARTVVGNPRNETVTMGSLVSVAQKRAVLDGIAHLQAEAETLYDGNRDAVFVDAGPDSACMAPVLLGLRDGASGKRVHDTEVFGPVATLVGYRDLDEAVALAKRGQGSLVVSLYSNDALAMRAPALALADAHGRVHAVDPSVAKTQTGHGNVMPQSLHGGPGRAGGGEELGGLRALRFYHVRSAVQGPAALVEALTQDAVEFPKS; encoded by the coding sequence ATGGTTATGAGCACCCCTGCATTGCTGGAAAACTACGTCGCTGGCCAATGGGTGGCCGGTGCACCGCAGACGTCGAACGCGAGTGGACATACCGCGCTCACCGATCCCGTGACTGGGGAAACGCTTGCCTACGTGTCGAGCGCCGGTCTGGATCTCGACGCCGCGTTCACCTTCGCCCGCGAGACGGCAGGCCCCGCGTTGCGTGCCTTGTCGTATGGCGAACGTGCACAGCGACTCTCGCAAATCGTGGCCACCTTGCAGGCGAATCGGGACGACTATTACGCCATCGCCACCGCCAATTCGGGAACCGTTGCGACTGACTCCGCCGTCGATATCGACGGGGCCATCTATACCTTGTCAACGTACGCCAAGCTCGGCTCCGCACTTGGCGACGCCCACACGTTGCTCGACGGCACCGCCGTGCCGCTGGCCAAGGACGCCTCGTTCGCGGTGCGCCACGTGTTCCGTCCGACGCCAGGCGTGGCGCTCTTCATCAACGCATTCAACTTTCCCGCATGGGGACTCTGGGAGAAGGCCGCAGGCGCACTGCTGGCGGGCGTGCCCGTTATCGTCAAACCCGCAACGTCGACCGCCTGGCTGACGCAGCGCATGGTGGCCGATATCGTTGCCGCAGGCATTCTGCCCGCGGGCAGCCTGTCGGTGATCTGCGGTAGCGCGGCCGGTCTGCTTGACCGTATCGGGCCGTTCGACGTGGTTTCCTTTACCGGCTCGGCCGACACTGCGGCCACGCTGCGCGCGCATCCGGCCTTCACGCAGCGCTCTGCGCGCATCAACGTGGAAGCCGACAGCCTGAACAGTGCCGTCCTGTTACCCGACGCCGCGCCGGGCACCGCCGCATTCGACCAGTTCGTGCGCGAGGTCGCGCGGGAGATGACCGTCAAATCGGGCCAGAAATGCACGGCAATCCGCCGCGCGATGGTCCCTGTCGATCTCTTCGATGCCGCCGCCGCGGCGATTGCCGAGCGTCTCGCCAGGACGGTCGTCGGCAACCCCCGCAACGAGACCGTGACGATGGGCTCGCTCGTGAGCGTCGCGCAAAAACGTGCCGTGCTCGACGGCATCGCGCATTTGCAGGCGGAGGCCGAAACGCTTTACGACGGGAATCGCGATGCCGTGTTCGTCGACGCCGGGCCGGACAGCGCCTGCATGGCGCCCGTGCTGCTTGGCTTGCGCGATGGCGCGAGCGGCAAGCGCGTGCATGACACGGAAGTCTTCGGCCCTGTCGCAACACTCGTGGGCTATCGCGATCTCGACGAGGCGGTCGCGCTCGCCAAACGCGGGCAAGGCTCGCTCGTCGTCTCCCTTTATAGCAACGACGCCCTCGCCATGCGCGCTCCCGCCCTGGCACTGGCCGATGCACATGGCCGCGTGCATGCGGTCGACCCTTCTGTGGCGAAGACCCAGACGGGTCACGGCAACGTCATGCCGCAATCGCTGCATGGCGGGCCGGGTCGTGCCGGCGGTGGCGAAGAACTGGGTGGCCTTCGCGCACTGCGTTTCTATCATGTGCGTTCGGCCGTACAGGGCCCCGCCGCGCTGGTCGAAGCGCTGACGCAGGACGCCGTCGAATTTCCGAAGTCTTAG
- a CDS encoding DUF4863 family protein, which produces MDVPQFQALIADLTRQLDGRPIDAHLAEWLNTHYGAGSAGFEALADACRTGVAEGWLCNREGGGIRYGRVIKPTPDTHGFSVDVVDMADLAGPHHVHPNGEIDLIMPLTPGATFDGHPAGWCVYGPGTAHRPTVANGRALVLYLLPEGAIEFTRSA; this is translated from the coding sequence ATGGATGTGCCCCAATTTCAGGCGCTGATTGCCGATCTCACCCGGCAACTCGACGGCCGCCCCATCGACGCCCACCTCGCCGAATGGCTGAACACGCATTACGGTGCCGGTTCCGCCGGTTTCGAAGCGTTGGCCGACGCCTGCCGCACCGGCGTTGCCGAAGGCTGGCTTTGCAATCGCGAAGGCGGCGGCATTCGTTACGGGCGTGTGATCAAACCCACACCCGACACGCACGGCTTCTCCGTCGACGTGGTGGACATGGCCGATCTTGCCGGCCCCCACCATGTGCATCCCAATGGCGAAATCGATCTGATCATGCCGCTCACCCCGGGCGCCACCTTCGACGGGCATCCGGCGGGCTGGTGTGTGTACGGTCCCGGCACAGCGCATCGGCCGACGGTCGCCAACGGGCGTGCCCTCGTCCTGTATCTGCTGCCGGAAGGCGCGATCGAATTCACGCGTAGCGCCTGA
- a CDS encoding helix-turn-helix transcriptional regulator, giving the protein MNKSAQADGVPTARGAGEKDPFLVALGERVRTLRARRGLTRKALALDAAVSERHVANLESGVGNASVLFLRQLAQALNCTLAEIVGDETTSSAEWLLIREILHGRDGEALTRARQALSELFAGSERDPDRRGRIALIGLRGAGKSTLGRMLADDMHVPFVELNRVIEQLAGCPPSEIYSLYGATAYRRYELRALEAVVAEHSRAVIASPGGIVSDAATFNFLLTHCYTVWLQASPEEHMKRVVAQGDLRPMSGNAEAMDDLKRILAGRQDFYAKADMSFDTGGRALADAYLQLRGRLAVQLSSD; this is encoded by the coding sequence ATGAATAAGAGTGCGCAAGCCGATGGGGTGCCGACGGCGCGCGGCGCCGGGGAGAAGGACCCGTTCCTGGTCGCGCTGGGCGAGCGGGTGCGAACGCTTCGCGCCCGGCGCGGCCTGACCCGTAAGGCGTTGGCGCTGGATGCGGCCGTCTCCGAGCGTCACGTCGCCAATCTGGAGTCGGGGGTGGGTAATGCGTCGGTGCTGTTTCTCCGCCAACTGGCACAGGCACTAAATTGCACGTTGGCGGAGATCGTGGGCGACGAAACGACGTCGTCGGCGGAGTGGTTGCTCATTCGCGAGATCCTGCACGGGCGCGACGGCGAGGCGCTCACGCGGGCGCGTCAGGCGCTGAGTGAGTTGTTCGCTGGTAGCGAGCGCGACCCCGACCGGCGCGGACGCATTGCGCTCATCGGGCTGCGCGGTGCAGGCAAGTCGACGCTGGGCCGCATGCTCGCCGACGATATGCATGTGCCTTTCGTCGAACTCAATCGCGTGATCGAGCAACTGGCAGGCTGCCCGCCATCGGAAATCTATTCGCTGTATGGCGCCACGGCCTACCGCCGTTATGAGTTGCGCGCGCTGGAAGCCGTGGTGGCGGAGCATTCGCGTGCTGTGATCGCGTCGCCGGGCGGTATTGTGAGCGACGCCGCCACGTTCAATTTCCTGCTGACGCACTGCTATACGGTGTGGCTGCAAGCGTCGCCGGAAGAGCACATGAAGCGGGTCGTCGCACAGGGCGATCTGCGGCCGATGTCGGGCAATGCGGAGGCGATGGACGACCTCAAGCGCATTCTGGCGGGCCGGCAGGACTTCTACGCCAAGGCCGACATGAGCTTCGACACCGGTGGCCGTGCGCTGGCCGACGCCTACCTGCAGCTTCGCGGACGCCTGGCGGTGCAGTTATCGTCGGATTGA
- the boxC gene encoding 2,3-epoxybenzoyl-CoA dihydrolase: MFGKPHVDYRTDPTQYKHWKLSFEGPVATLAIDIAEDGGIREGYKLKLNSYDLGVDIELHDAVQRIRFEHPEVKTVVVTSAKDRVFCSGANIFMLGLSSHAWKVNFCKFTNETRNGLEDSSRHSGLKFLAAVNGACAGGGYELALACDEIYLVDDRSSSVALPEVPLLGVLPGTGGLTRLTDKRHVRNDRADIFCTIVEGIRGERAKQWRLVDEVVKPAQFAQTVAARALELAQGSHRPGGKGVTLTRIERTDEPDAIRYEFVDVEIDRANRTASITVKAPKSAPPSDIAGIEAAGVNWWPLKMARELDDAILNLRTNELDIGTWLLRTEGEAKHVLAADASLLAHQDHWFVRETIGMLRRTFARIDVSSRSLFALIEPDSCFAGTLAEFAFAADRTYMAALPASEEDEPAITLTEVNFGLLPMVTDQSRLARRFYEDAAELDAVRATIGRAVRPDEAERLGLVTAAVDDLDWPDEIRIAIEERAAMSPDALTGMEANLRFNGKETMNTRIFGRLSAWQNWIFIRPNAVGEKGALKVYGKGNKAQFDLNRV; encoded by the coding sequence ATGTTCGGCAAACCCCACGTCGACTACCGTACGGACCCCACGCAGTACAAGCATTGGAAACTGAGCTTCGAGGGCCCGGTGGCCACGCTTGCGATCGATATCGCGGAAGACGGTGGCATTCGCGAGGGCTACAAGCTCAAGCTCAATTCGTACGATCTCGGTGTGGATATCGAACTGCACGATGCCGTGCAACGCATCCGCTTCGAGCACCCGGAAGTGAAGACGGTCGTGGTGACGAGCGCCAAGGACCGTGTGTTCTGCTCGGGCGCCAACATCTTCATGCTCGGCCTGTCCTCCCATGCGTGGAAGGTCAACTTCTGTAAGTTCACGAATGAAACGCGCAACGGTCTTGAAGACTCCAGCCGCCACTCCGGTCTGAAGTTTCTCGCCGCGGTGAACGGCGCGTGCGCCGGCGGCGGTTACGAGCTAGCGCTCGCTTGCGACGAGATCTATCTGGTCGACGACCGGTCGTCGTCGGTTGCGCTGCCCGAAGTGCCGCTGCTGGGCGTGCTGCCGGGCACCGGCGGCCTCACGCGTCTGACCGACAAGCGACATGTGCGCAACGATCGTGCCGACATTTTCTGCACCATTGTCGAAGGTATTCGTGGCGAGCGCGCCAAGCAGTGGCGTCTGGTCGACGAGGTGGTCAAGCCCGCGCAATTTGCGCAAACGGTCGCGGCCCGTGCACTGGAACTGGCGCAGGGTAGCCATCGTCCGGGGGGCAAGGGCGTGACGCTCACGCGTATCGAGCGCACTGACGAGCCGGACGCCATCCGCTATGAATTCGTCGATGTCGAAATCGACCGCGCGAATCGTACGGCCAGCATCACTGTGAAGGCGCCGAAGTCTGCGCCGCCGTCGGATATTGCCGGTATCGAAGCGGCAGGCGTGAACTGGTGGCCGCTCAAGATGGCCCGCGAACTCGACGACGCCATTCTCAATCTGCGTACGAACGAACTCGACATCGGCACATGGTTGCTGCGCACCGAGGGCGAGGCGAAACATGTCCTGGCCGCCGACGCCTCGTTGCTGGCGCATCAGGATCACTGGTTCGTGCGCGAGACGATCGGCATGCTGCGCCGTACGTTTGCGCGTATCGACGTGTCGTCGCGCTCGCTCTTCGCGTTGATCGAGCCGGACTCGTGCTTCGCCGGCACGCTGGCCGAATTCGCTTTTGCCGCCGACCGCACCTACATGGCCGCGCTGCCGGCGAGCGAGGAAGACGAACCGGCGATCACACTGACCGAAGTCAACTTCGGCTTGCTGCCGATGGTCACCGATCAATCGCGTCTGGCGCGCCGCTTCTATGAAGACGCGGCCGAACTCGACGCCGTGCGCGCCACCATTGGCCGTGCAGTGCGTCCGGATGAAGCCGAGCGTCTGGGGCTGGTCACGGCCGCCGTCGACGATCTCGACTGGCCGGACGAAATTCGTATCGCCATCGAGGAGCGTGCGGCCATGTCGCCCGATGCGCTCACCGGCATGGAAGCGAATTTGCGCTTCAACGGCAAAGAGACGATGAACACCCGTATCTTCGGCCGCCTGTCGGCGTGGCAAAACTGGATCTTCATCCGTCCGAACGCCGTGGGCGAGAAGGGCGCGCTCAAGGTCTACGGCAAGGGCAACAAGGCGCAGTTCGACCTGAACCGCGTCTGA
- the boxB gene encoding benzoyl-CoA 2,3-epoxidase subunit BoxB: MASINYSEKIPNNVNLSDDRTLQRALEQWQPNFLSWWGDMGPEGSHGFDVYLRTAVSVDPSGWAHFDHVKMPDYRWGIFLTPGEADRKIHFGEHKGEAAWQDVPGEHRANLRRIIVTQGDTEPASVEQQRHLGLTAPSMYDLRNLFQVNVEEGRHLWAMVYLLHRYFGRDGREEAEALLGRRSGDDDNPRILGAFNEKTPDWLAFYMFTYFTDRDGKFQLSALAESGFDPLARTTKFMLTEEAHHMFVGESGVSRVIARTAQVMNELKTDDVSKLRAAGVIDLPTIQRYVNFHYSVTIDLFGADQSSNAAIFYSSGLKGRYEESKRDDDHQLNGQMYRLLDVDNGKLVEREVPMLNAMNEVLRDDYIKDSVAGVNRWNKVLEKAGIDFRLTVPHKAFNRQIGTFAGVRVSPDGRVVSETEWAAHEREWLPSSEDRAYVASLMGRVVEPGKFANWIAPPPMGINRQPIDFEYVRFN, translated from the coding sequence ATGGCTTCGATCAACTACAGCGAGAAGATCCCCAACAACGTCAACCTGTCGGACGACCGCACGCTGCAACGCGCGCTGGAGCAGTGGCAGCCGAACTTCCTGTCCTGGTGGGGCGACATGGGCCCGGAAGGCTCGCACGGTTTTGACGTCTACCTGCGCACCGCCGTGAGTGTGGACCCGAGCGGCTGGGCGCACTTCGATCATGTGAAGATGCCGGACTATCGTTGGGGTATTTTCCTCACGCCGGGCGAAGCCGATCGCAAGATTCACTTTGGCGAGCACAAGGGCGAGGCCGCATGGCAAGACGTGCCGGGCGAGCACCGCGCGAACCTGCGCCGCATCATCGTCACGCAGGGTGACACGGAGCCGGCGTCGGTGGAGCAGCAGCGCCACCTTGGGCTGACGGCGCCGTCGATGTACGACCTGCGCAACCTGTTCCAGGTGAACGTGGAGGAAGGCCGCCACCTTTGGGCGATGGTCTACCTGCTGCATCGCTACTTCGGCCGCGACGGTCGTGAAGAAGCCGAAGCGCTGCTTGGCCGTCGCTCGGGCGACGACGACAATCCGCGCATTCTCGGTGCGTTCAACGAAAAGACGCCGGACTGGCTGGCGTTCTACATGTTCACGTACTTTACCGATCGCGACGGCAAGTTCCAGCTCTCGGCGCTGGCCGAATCGGGCTTCGATCCGCTCGCGCGCACCACGAAGTTCATGCTGACCGAAGAAGCGCACCACATGTTCGTGGGCGAGTCGGGAGTGTCGCGCGTGATTGCACGCACGGCGCAGGTGATGAACGAACTCAAGACCGACGACGTCTCGAAGCTGCGTGCGGCCGGTGTGATCGACCTGCCGACGATTCAGCGCTACGTGAATTTCCATTACTCCGTGACGATCGACCTGTTCGGTGCGGACCAGTCCTCGAATGCCGCAATCTTCTACAGCTCCGGCCTGAAGGGGCGCTATGAGGAGAGCAAGCGCGACGACGACCATCAACTGAACGGTCAGATGTACCGTTTGCTGGACGTGGACAACGGCAAGCTCGTCGAGCGCGAAGTGCCGATGCTCAACGCGATGAACGAAGTCCTGCGCGACGACTACATCAAGGACTCGGTCGCTGGGGTGAATCGCTGGAACAAGGTGCTGGAGAAGGCCGGTATCGATTTCCGTCTGACGGTGCCGCACAAGGCGTTCAATCGTCAGATCGGTACGTTCGCCGGTGTGCGCGTGTCGCCGGACGGTCGCGTGGTGAGCGAGACGGAGTGGGCCGCGCACGAGCGCGAATGGCTGCCGTCGTCGGAAGACCGTGCGTATGTGGCGTCGCTCATGGGCCGAGTGGTCGAGCCGGGCAAGTTCGCCAACTGGATTGCGCCGCCTCCGATGGGCATCAACCGTCAGCCTATCGACTTCGAGTACGTGCGCTTCAACTAA